The Sphaerisporangium siamense genome includes the window CGGGGAGTGCAGCGCGGTGTCCCAGTGCTCGACCCGCAGGCGGCGGCCGAAGCGGCGCGACCACCAGTTGGCGCAGTCGCCGGCCGCGACGACGCCGTCCAAAGACGTGCGCAGGTGCTCGTCGACGAGGACGCCGTTGTCCAGCGCGACGCCCGACCCGGCGAGCCACCCGACGGCCGGGCGCACGCCGACGCCGGTCACCACCAGGTCCGCCGGGATCCAGGTGCCGTCCACCAGCGTGAGCCCGCCGGGGTCCACCGAGCCGACCATCACGCCGAGCCTGAGGGCGATGCCCGCCTCGGCGTACCAGGCCGCGGTGTGGCCGCCGACCTCGGTGCCGAGGGCCACGGCGAGCGGCGAGGCGGCGGCCTCGACGACGGTCACCTCACAGCCGGCGCGGCGCGCGGCGGTGGCGACCTCGGCGCCGATCCAGCCCGCCCCGACGACCACGACCCGGGCTCCGGGGAGCAGGCGGGCGCGCAGGTCCAGCGCGTCGTCGATGGTGCGCAAGGTGTGCTGGGGCCCGTCCCCCCTCAGCCGTATCGGGGCGGCGCCGGTGGCGATGACCAGCCCGTCGAACTCCAGCTCGCCCTCGGTCGTCTCGACGACGCCCGGGCGCAGGCCCTTGGCGGCCACATTGGTGCGCAGGTCGATGTCCAGGGCCCCGAGGTCGGAGTCCACCACGGTCGAGTCCAGGCCCCCGGCGAGCACGGCCTTGGACAACGGCGGCCGATCGTAGGGACGGTGACCCTCGTCGCCCACCAGTGTGACGCGCCCGTGGTACCCGCGCGCCCGCAGCGCTTCGACACTCCGCACGCCGGCCAGCCCGGCGCCCACTACCACGACATGATTCACAACCCGACAGTAAGCGGCCAGCCGGGTCACTCGCCAACGGCGATTTGGTAACGAATCGGCTCACTACTCCACACGGTAAGTGATGAGAACACTCAAGCCGGTGCGCACGGCGTACCCCGGCAGGAATAGGCTTGGGGCGTCAGACGCGCGGGAGTCCGGCGAGACCGGGCTGAGAGGAGGGCTGGCGGCCCTCGACCGCAAAGACCTGATCCGGATCATGCCGGCGAAGGGAGCGAGCATGGATGTGGTCGTCGTCGGCGGCGGCGTGGCCGGCCTCTCGGTGGCCTGGCGCGCCGCGCAGGCCGGTCACGCGGTCACCGTCGCCGACCCCTCCCCCGGCTCGGGGGCCACGCACGCCGCCGCGGGCATGCTCGCCCCGGTCAGCGAGGTCTCCTACACCGAAGAGCCCCTGCTGCGGCTCGGCCTCGCCTCCCTGGAGCTGTGGCCCTCCTTCGCCGCCGAGCTGGCCCGCGAGTCCGGCGTGGACGTCGACCACCGCGCCGAGGGCACCCTGGACGTCGCGTTCGGCGCCGACGACCTGACCGCCCTGGACGAGACGGCCGCGTTCATGGAGGGGCTCGGGCTGCGCGTCGAGCGCCTGACCGGGCGCGAGTGCCGCCGGGCCGAGCCGATGCTCGCCCCGGCCGTGCGCGGCGGCCTGCTGGCCTCCGGCGACGCGTGGGTGGACCCGCGCCGGGTCACCGCCGCCCTGCTCGCCGCGCTGGCGCGCCGCGGCGCGGCCGTGGTCGCCGAGCACGTCGCCGGCCTGGCGGTCGAGGGGGGCGCCGCGCGCGGGGTGCGCCTGCGCGGGGGACGGGTGATCGCCGCCGACCGTGTCGTGCTGGCCGCCGGGGCGTGGTCGGGCTCGCTGGAAGGGCTGCCGCCCGGCGTCCTGCCGCCCGTGCGCCCGGTGAAGGGGCAGATCATGCGCCTGCACGGCGCCCCCGGGTTCCTGCGGCGCTGTGTGCGCGGCGTGGTCCACGGGTCCAGCGCCTACCTGGTGCCGCGCGGCGACGGCGAGATCGTGCTCGGCGCCACCCAGGAGGAGATGGGCTTCGACACCCGCGTGACCGCCGGCGGCCTGTGGGAGCTGCTGCGCGACGCGCGCGAGCTGGTCCCCGGCGTGACCGAGCTGGAGGTCGCCGACGTGTGCGCGGGCCTGCGCCCCGGCACGCCCGACAATCTGCCCGTGCTCGGGCCCGCGGCGATGGAGGGCCTGCTGCTCGCCACCGGACACCACCGCGGCGGCGTCCTGCTCGCCCCGCTGACCGCCGCCATGCTCATGGCCGAGCTGGACGGCGGCCCCGGCCCCTACGCGCGGGAGGCGGAGGTCTGCTCGCCGCTGCGCTTCGGCGGCGACGTGACCCACGCCGCCTTCGCCGCCGCCCGCCATCGATGACGCGGCCCACCTTCGACGACAAGGAGGATCGGGGCGCCCCCGGCCCCCGTGAACGACCATGAACGTGACGATCAACGGCAACCCCTGCGAGCTGCCCGACGGCGCCACCGTCGCCCAGGCCGTCCAGGCGCTCACCTCGGCCTCGTCCGGGGTGGCGGTGGCGGTGAACGACGAGGTGGTGCGGCGCGGCGCCTGGCCGTCCACCACGCTCGGCGAGAACGACCGGGTCGAGGTCCTCACGGCGGTGCAGGGTGGCTGAGATGACGACCACGACGGGCACCACGACCGGCGCCGACGCCCTCGCGGACGACGTGCTGGAGCTCGGCGGCGAGAAGTTCTCCTCCCGCCTCATCATGGGGACCGGCGGCGCCCCCTCGCTGGAGGTGCTGGACGAGGCGCTGGCGGCCTCCGGCACCGAGATGACCACCGTCGCCATGCGCCGGCTCGACCCGGCCGCCGCCGGCTCGGTGCTGGACGTGCTGCGCGCCCGGGGCGTGAAGGTGCTCCCCAACACGGCGGGCTGCTACACCGCCGGCGAGGCCGTGCTGACCGCGCGCCTGGCCCGCGAGGCCCTCGGCACCTCCTGGGTCAAGCTGGAGGTCATCAGCGACGAGCGCACCCTGCTGCCCGACCCGATCGAGACCTTCGACGCCGCCGAGCGCCTGGTCGCCGACGGTTTCATCGTGCTGCCGTACATCGGCGACGACCCCGCGCTCGCCCGGCGGCTCGAACAGGCGGGCTGCGCCGCCGTCATGCCGCTCGGCTCCCCCATCGGCTCGGGTCTCGGCATCCGCAACCCGCACAACATCGAGCTCATCGTCGAGGCGGCGGGCGTCCCGGTCATCCTGGACGCCGGCGTGGGCACGGCCAGCGACGCCGCCCAGGCGATGGAGCTGGGCTGCGACGCGGTGCTGCTGGCCAGCGCCGTCACCCGGGCGCGCAGGCCCGCGCTCATGGCCACGGCGATGCGGCACGCGGTCTCGGCGGGCCGCATGGCGCGCCTGGCGGGCAGGATCCCCCGGCGGCGGTACGCTGAGGCGTCCTCGCCCGCGGTCACGCGGGGCGCGCTCGGATGAGCCCTTCCTGACGGGAGAACATGTCGGCATCGGTTTGGGATGTGCTTGCCCTCGTCCTGGCAAACCGCCCGTAAACTCACTCCCGTGGACACGACGGTTGCGGACCCCCTCGTAGGGCGGCTGCTGGACGGGCGCTACCGCGTTGAGTCGCGCATCGCCCGCGGTGGCATGGCCGCCGTCTACCTGGCCATGGACATCCGGCTCGACCGCACGGTGGCGCTGAAGGTCATGCACCGCTCGCTGGCCGAGGACCCCGATTTCGTGCGCCGTTTCATCGGCGAGGCCAAGTCCGTGGCCAGCCTGTCGCACCCCAACATCGTGCACGTCTTCGACCAGGGCACCGACGGCGGCCACGTCTACCTCTCCATGGAGTACGTCCCGGGGCGCACCCTGCGCGACGTGCTGCGCGAGCGCGGCCGCCTGCCCGCCCGCGAGGCGCTGGAGATCATGATCCCGGTGCTGGCCGCGCTCGGGGCCGCGCACCAGGCGGGCATGGTCCACCGCGACGTCAAGCCCGAGAACGTGCTGCTGAGCGACGACGGCCGGGTCAAGGTCGTGGACTTCGGGCTCGCCCGCGCCATCGAGGCCGGGCGGCAGACCCGCACCGGCGTCATGATCGGCACGATCGCGTACATGTCGCCCGAGCAGGTCACCTCCGGGGTCGCCGACGCGCGCAGCGACGTCTACGCCGCCGGGGTCATGCTGTTCGAGCTGCTCACCGGGAAGCAGCCGTACGAGGGCGAGACCCCGATGTCGGTGGCCTACCGCCACGTGCACGACCGCGTGCCCGCCCCGTCCTCCGTGGTGCCCGGCGGCCCGGTCCAGCTCGACAGGCTCGTGCTGTCGGCCACCGACCGCGACCCCGGCGGCCGCCCCGCCGACGCCACCGCGCTGCTCGTGGCGGCCGTCGAGGCCCACCGCACGCTGCCGCGCGACGCCGGCCCGAAGCCCGCCCCCACGGCCGCCACCTCCCACACCTCCCCCGCCGCCCCGGTGCCGCCCGCCAACCCCACGCTCGTCCAGTCCCGCACCGAGATGCTCACCTCGCCCGGGGCCGCGCCCGCCGCCGAGGGCCACCGCGCCCGCCGGCGCGTGCGCCCGATCTGGTTCATCGTCGGGCTGGCCACCGTCATGGTCGCCGCCATCGCCGTCACCGGCTGGTGGTTCTCCGAGGGCCGGTACACCCAGGTCCCCGACCTGCTGCGCATCAACATCAGCGTGGCCAAGGCCGAGGCCGAGAAACAGGGATTCGCCGTCAAGATCGGCAAGCCCGAGAACGACCAGGAGCTCGGCGAGGACAAGGTGCTGCGCACCGACCCCGAGTCCGGCCGCGAGGTCGTCCGGGGCTCGGTCATCACCCTGATCCCCTCGGCGGGGCCCCGCAAGATCGCGGTGCCGAACGTCGTGAACCTGTCCGAGGCGGACGCGCGCAGCAAGATCTCCGAGGCCGGGCTGACCGCGGGCGCCGTGAGCAGGGTGCCGAGCGACACCGTGCAGCGCGGCCTGGTGCTGCGCACCAGCCCCCAGGTCGGCACGCGGATCAAGGAGGGCGGCACGGTCCAGATCGTGCTGAGCGCCGGCCAGCTCATGCCGGACGTCAGCGAGATGCAGTGCGACCAGGCCGAGGCGTTCCTGCGGGGCAAGGGGTTCACCCCCACGATCGTCCAGCAGACCGACAACGCCCAGCCCGGCACGGTCATCGCCCAGAGCCCGGCCGCCCGCGCCGAGGTCACCGCCGGGCAGGCCGTCCAGCTCACCTGCTCCAAGGGCCCCGACAGCGGCTTCCACTGGCCGTGGGAGAACCCTCAGGACCCACAGAACGTCCAGCCCGGCCAGGCCCTCATCCCCATCCCCGACGTCCGCTTCAAGCGCGTCGGCGACGCCAGCCGCGAGCTGCGCACCGCGGGCTTCAAGGTGCACGTCCGGAAGATCGCCGGGTCCGGCGCCGTGGTGGCGGAGAACCCCCTGGGTCAGGCCCCGGCCGGCACCCGCATCACCATCTGGCACTGACCGGGCCCCGCCGCGGCGATCGCCCGGGCCGTGTCACGCGGCGGGGGCGCCGTGGAGGCGCAGGCGGGCCAGGCCGCCGTCGGGGTGGATGTCGAGGCGGACGTGGGTGGCGGCGCGGGCGGCGGCGAGCCGGAACCGGTGGCGGGTGTCGGGCTGCAGGCGCGTCGGCGGCAGCAGCTCGAACCACTCGGCCTCGCCGGGCGCGTCGGGGGGCCCGGCGGCCCGGCCCCGCAGGTCGGCCCCCTTGAGGGAGGCGGCGGCGGGGGCGTTGTAGACCAGGTTGGTGGTGTCCAGCTCGGCGACCTGGATCACCCCCGGCACGGCCAGGCGCACGGTGAGCCAGTCGTTGCCGCCGTCGCGGCGGCGGGCGGTCTCCCAGCCTTCGGCCTGGTGGCGGGGCAGCCCGGGGGCGATCACGTTGACGGGCGAGGAGTAGAAGTCGTCCGAGCAGCCGGTCACCAGGGCGCCGTTCTCCAGGGCGGCGAGGTCGATCGTCAGGCCGGCGAGCAGGGCCGGGTCGGGGACCACCTCGCCGTGGACGCGCAGGCGGGCGACGCCGCCGTCGGGGAAGATGTTCAGCCGCACGTGCGTGTACCTGCGGGGGTCGGTGACCGGGAACCCGTGCGCGGCGTCGCCGGTCAGCCGGCCGCGCGGCACGATCTCGGTCCAGGCGGCGGCGAGCAGCTCGCCCGGCGAGGGGTATCCCTCGGCGGCGCAGGCGTCCACGGAGGCGTAGGGCGGGTAGTTGCCGGTGAACCAGGCCGTGTCGATGACGACGTGGCGGACGACGCCGGGCATGCCGAGCCGCACCAGGGCCCAGTCGTGGCCGCCGTCGCGCCGCCGCCGGGTCTCCCAGCCGTCGTACACCTGCCCGCGCGCGCCGAAGGTCCCGGGCCGGAAGGCCGGGCGTCCCGGCAGGATGAGGGCCTGCCGTTCGGCGAACGACTCGTCGCTGGCGGCCACGACCGACCCTCCGTAGGACCGCGAGGCCAGATCGGGCAGCCGGGGGACGGCGGCGGGGCCGGGCTCGGGTGGCCGGGAAACGGCGGCGGGGCCCGGGGGCCGCTCGTGGGGGGCGGATGTCGTCTCCGGGTCCGGGGTGCCGGGCGCGGGGGTCATAGGAGGGTTCCCGTCGGTGGGGTGGCGGGGGTCAGTTCCCGGCCGCGAAGCCAGGTGGTCAGGACCGTGCCGGTGAGCGTACGGCCGTGGTACGGGGTGATCGGGTTGCGGTGGTGCAGGCGGGCGGCGTCCACGGTGAAGGCGGCGGTGTCGTCGAAGGCGACCAGGTCGGCGTCCCGGCCCGCCGCGATCGCGCCCTTGCCCGCGAGCCCGGCCAGGCGGGCGGGGGCCTCGGACATCCACCGGACGACGTCGGCCAGGGTGTGGCCGCGGGCGCGGGCCTCGGTCCAGACGGCGGGCAGGGTGACCTGCAGCGAGGAGACGCCGCCCCAGGAGGCGGCGAAGTCCGGCACCTTCAGGTCGGGGGTGGACGGCGAGTGGTCGGAGACGACGCAGCTGAGCGTGCCCGCCGCCAGGCCGTCCCACAGCCGGTCGCGGTTGCCGCGGTCCCTGAGGGGCGGGCAGCACTTGAACTCCGGGCCGCGCACCTGGTCGGCGGTGAGGGTGAGGTAGTGGGGGCAGGTCTCGGCGGTGACGCGCACGCCGTCGCGCCGGGCGGCCTCCAGGGGGGCCAGGCAGGCGGCGGAGGAGACGTGCAGGATGTGGGCGCGTACGCCGGTCTCGCGGGCGAGCGCGATGACCCGTTCGACGGCGGCGCGTTCCGCCTCCCCCGGCCGCGACGCCAGGAATTCCGGATATGTCGGGCCGGTGGGGTGGGTGAGCAGCGTGGGATCCTCGGCGTGGACGACCAGCAGCCCGTCGAAGGACGCCACCTCGCGCATCGCCTCGGCCAGGCCCGCGGGGCCGAGCGGCGGGAACTCCTCCACCCCGGACGGCGACAGGAAGCACTTGAACCCGCGCACC containing:
- the pknB gene encoding Stk1 family PASTA domain-containing Ser/Thr kinase codes for the protein MDTTVADPLVGRLLDGRYRVESRIARGGMAAVYLAMDIRLDRTVALKVMHRSLAEDPDFVRRFIGEAKSVASLSHPNIVHVFDQGTDGGHVYLSMEYVPGRTLRDVLRERGRLPAREALEIMIPVLAALGAAHQAGMVHRDVKPENVLLSDDGRVKVVDFGLARAIEAGRQTRTGVMIGTIAYMSPEQVTSGVADARSDVYAAGVMLFELLTGKQPYEGETPMSVAYRHVHDRVPAPSSVVPGGPVQLDRLVLSATDRDPGGRPADATALLVAAVEAHRTLPRDAGPKPAPTAATSHTSPAAPVPPANPTLVQSRTEMLTSPGAAPAAEGHRARRRVRPIWFIVGLATVMVAAIAVTGWWFSEGRYTQVPDLLRINISVAKAEAEKQGFAVKIGKPENDQELGEDKVLRTDPESGREVVRGSVITLIPSAGPRKIAVPNVVNLSEADARSKISEAGLTAGAVSRVPSDTVQRGLVLRTSPQVGTRIKEGGTVQIVLSAGQLMPDVSEMQCDQAEAFLRGKGFTPTIVQQTDNAQPGTVIAQSPAARAEVTAGQAVQLTCSKGPDSGFHWPWENPQDPQNVQPGQALIPIPDVRFKRVGDASRELRTAGFKVHVRKIAGSGAVVAENPLGQAPAGTRITIWH
- the thiO gene encoding glycine oxidase ThiO — its product is MDVVVVGGGVAGLSVAWRAAQAGHAVTVADPSPGSGATHAAAGMLAPVSEVSYTEEPLLRLGLASLELWPSFAAELARESGVDVDHRAEGTLDVAFGADDLTALDETAAFMEGLGLRVERLTGRECRRAEPMLAPAVRGGLLASGDAWVDPRRVTAALLAALARRGAAVVAEHVAGLAVEGGAARGVRLRGGRVIAADRVVLAAGAWSGSLEGLPPGVLPPVRPVKGQIMRLHGAPGFLRRCVRGVVHGSSAYLVPRGDGEIVLGATQEEMGFDTRVTAGGLWELLRDARELVPGVTELEVADVCAGLRPGTPDNLPVLGPAAMEGLLLATGHHRGGVLLAPLTAAMLMAELDGGPGPYAREAEVCSPLRFGGDVTHAAFAAARHR
- the alc gene encoding allantoicase — translated: MTPAPGTPDPETTSAPHERPPGPAAVSRPPEPGPAAVPRLPDLASRSYGGSVVAASDESFAERQALILPGRPAFRPGTFGARGQVYDGWETRRRRDGGHDWALVRLGMPGVVRHVVIDTAWFTGNYPPYASVDACAAEGYPSPGELLAAAWTEIVPRGRLTGDAAHGFPVTDPRRYTHVRLNIFPDGGVARLRVHGEVVPDPALLAGLTIDLAALENGALVTGCSDDFYSSPVNVIAPGLPRHQAEGWETARRRDGGNDWLTVRLAVPGVIQVAELDTTNLVYNAPAAASLKGADLRGRAAGPPDAPGEAEWFELLPPTRLQPDTRHRFRLAAARAATHVRLDIHPDGGLARLRLHGAPAA
- a CDS encoding NAD(P)/FAD-dependent oxidoreductase codes for the protein MNHVVVVGAGLAGVRSVEALRARGYHGRVTLVGDEGHRPYDRPPLSKAVLAGGLDSTVVDSDLGALDIDLRTNVAAKGLRPGVVETTEGELEFDGLVIATGAAPIRLRGDGPQHTLRTIDDALDLRARLLPGARVVVVGAGWIGAEVATAARRAGCEVTVVEAAASPLAVALGTEVGGHTAAWYAEAGIALRLGVMVGSVDPGGLTLVDGTWIPADLVVTGVGVRPAVGWLAGSGVALDNGVLVDEHLRTSLDGVVAAGDCANWWSRRFGRRLRVEHWDTALHSPETAVATLLGQTAVYDPVPYFWSEQFGHMLQYAGHHAGARLVMRGDPASAPKWAALWLTKDDRLSAIFTVDLPRDLVQGRRIVEGGQRLDVNRAKDPSIPLRDCL
- a CDS encoding thiazole synthase — translated: MTTTTGTTTGADALADDVLELGGEKFSSRLIMGTGGAPSLEVLDEALAASGTEMTTVAMRRLDPAAAGSVLDVLRARGVKVLPNTAGCYTAGEAVLTARLAREALGTSWVKLEVISDERTLLPDPIETFDAAERLVADGFIVLPYIGDDPALARRLEQAGCAAVMPLGSPIGSGLGIRNPHNIELIVEAAGVPVILDAGVGTASDAAQAMELGCDAVLLASAVTRARRPALMATAMRHAVSAGRMARLAGRIPRRRYAEASSPAVTRGALG
- the allB gene encoding allantoinase AllB, whose protein sequence is MIPPAPEERYALVVRSRRAVLPGGERPAAVAVRDGRIAAVLPYDHPADGAARVDLGAVCLLPGLVDTHVHVNEPGRTAWEGFATATRAAAAGGVTTIVDMPLNSIPPTVDTGALAVKRAAAAGRCAVDVGFWGGAVPGNTAALRPLHEAGVRGFKCFLSPSGVEEFPPLGPAGLAEAMREVASFDGLLVVHAEDPTLLTHPTGPTYPEFLASRPGEAERAAVERVIALARETGVRAHILHVSSAACLAPLEAARRDGVRVTAETCPHYLTLTADQVRGPEFKCCPPLRDRGNRDRLWDGLAAGTLSCVVSDHSPSTPDLKVPDFAASWGGVSSLQVTLPAVWTEARARGHTLADVVRWMSEAPARLAGLAGKGAIAAGRDADLVAFDDTAAFTVDAARLHHRNPITPYHGRTLTGTVLTTWLRGRELTPATPPTGTLL
- the thiS gene encoding sulfur carrier protein ThiS, whose protein sequence is MNVTINGNPCELPDGATVAQAVQALTSASSGVAVAVNDEVVRRGAWPSTTLGENDRVEVLTAVQGG